A part of Cryptococcus neoformans var. grubii H99 chromosome 6, complete sequence genomic DNA contains:
- a CDS encoding nuclear protein, which translates to MNFYKSAALALDHLDKHQGSVKGSLAAAGVKASGGEAKRILALIIETLKYRPVLQQLLKTVPILALERTTFPSRTPANAPTSQSLLLVLLHDLLFSSRSRIEASDKWPPKPAVMRHQARLKAELVRIQIREGKTKKEDLAKSSGEGEAVRYIRYNPNAGRPLEELEEYLEKKGYTKLDEPVYPIPEEKYFADPHLSDVLLAFPGSANWWVDDEWYEGGGVILQDKASCFPARVLMEEWVEGEGECLDATSAPGNKTSYVSALMANRGKLHAFERSPNRFKTLEKMLAKARCSNVQAQRADFTDTDPKSKEFKNVTRILLDPSCSGSGIVNRLDYLVDDDTEESDSKTERLEKLASFQLQMILHAFKFPSAQRIVYSTCSIHPEEDERVVMAALQSNTAKENGWCLATRESVLPKWERRGRPEEMQGDEELANGVIRCLPEDKTNGFFVSCFVRGGTGIRPKATKKLKDQQRPKRPLGEEDEEIAEEKGSPTIVVDEEGGEQAGEQDRLAVNISRREKTKAQLERAKRKKAQQKVKAKKRKVEL; encoded by the exons TGATTATTGAGACCCTCAAAT ATCGTCCTGTTCTCCAACAACTGCTTAAGACAGTCCCCATCCTCGCCCTTGAACGCACTACTTTCCCTTCCCGCACGCCTGCCAACGCCCCGacttctcaatctcttctcctcgtaCTCTTGCACGAcctcctcttttcatctAGGTCTCGTATCGAAGCATCAGATAAATGGCCACCCAAACCGGCTGTGATGCGTCACCAAGCGCGGTTGAAGGCTGAACTTGTCAGAATTCAAATCAGAGAAGGCAagacaaaaaaggaagaccTGGCAAAGTCAAgtggtgaaggagaggctGTGAGATACATCCGGTATAACCCAAATGCTGGGAGACCTCTTGAAGAGCTCGAAGAATatctggagaagaaggggtaTACAAAGCTGGATGAGCCTGTTTATCCTATACCTGAAGAAAAGTACTTTGCCGACCCGCACCTGTCAGACGTGTTGTTAGCCTTCCCAGGTTCAGCCAATTGGTGGGTAGACGATGAGTGGTACGAGGGCGGAGGTGTAATCCTCCAAGACAAGGCGAGTTGTTTCCCGGCTCGAGTTTTAATGGAAGAATGggtggaaggtgaaggagagtgTTTGGACGCTAC GTCTGCACCAGGTAACAAGACTAGTTACGTTTCGGCTTTGATGGCGAACAGAGGCAAA CTCCATGCATTTGAGCGCTCTCCCAATCGATTCAAGACTCTTGAGAAGATGCTCGCCAAAGCCCGCTGTTCCAATGTGCAAGCTCAGAGAGCTGACTTCACAGACACTGATCCCAAAAGTAAAGAGTTCAAGAATGTCACACGCAT ATTACTTGATCCTAGTTGTTCCGGTTCGGGGATTGTCAACAGGCTGGACTATCTCGTGGATGACG ATACCGAGGAATCAGACTCGAAAACAGAACGTCTAGAGAAATTGGCGAGTTTCCAGCTTCAAATGATCCTTCACGCTTTCAAAT TCCCGTCAGCTCAACGAATTGTTTATTCCACATGCTCCATCCACcctgaagaagatgagcgTGTCGTCATGGCGGCTCTGCAATCTAATACTGCCAAAGAGAATGGATGGTGTCTGGCAACTCGAGAGTCCGTTCTACCCaaatgggaaagaagaggaagacctGAGGAAATgcaaggagatgagg AACTTGCGAACGGTGTGATTCGGTGTCTTCCAGAAGACAAAACTAACGGGTTCTTCGTCTCATGCTTCGTGCGTGGTGGCACAGGCATTCGACCTAAGGCCACAAAGAAATTAAAAGATCAACAACGGCCCAAGCGTCCTCtaggagaggaagacgaggaaattgctgaagaaaaaggttCTCCTACtattgttgttgatgaagagggtggCGAACAAGCTGGAGAACAAGACAGGCTGGCCGTGAATATCAGTCGGAGAGAAAAGACAAAAGCACAGCTGGAGAGGGCTAAACGCAAGAAAGCTCAGCAGAAAGTTAAGGCGAAGAAGCGCAAGGTGGAGTTGTAA
- a CDS encoding anaphase-promoting complex subunit 1, which yields MLEASLLGPASSPGQLLSSRSFAGPSCDLLRSSFPVTFPGHDTYDAYGQSQNEKPKGRVIAAIESESGRSDEWAEEELVWYDKTVVWSQGAELFRRFTFEHESEVVAFACFAWFKSGEGQDSSRNHNNVSARSSAVSETFGPFHRSQHMAWGGPRSSSQPRSQHPQLERTLVIFLQTRAHVYYQCGEDITVYLPFNVDGAWGLPDGGVLIQRELEKRELRKMNKDKRKAGSVLRGMADQSSMSVLDDLMDLEDEPGRSLPRLYVLENPFDELKVAVHGQVEGGYGSKPFLSSPAQPLGATSSVLYVSPLPYPFVITYNQESGEFVIYRHVRIHAAPEHLASTPNPRAMRPEELLRQPDNRQVPVQPHHGRPSLHRNTSSFGPTAGDRRLSSAADPLDRTQRRAPRLSRGPPPDIASTDELQAVLEPPSNIPATSVGHRRSRGVSLMPTTTPRPSFPESKGRTSTAASFILHDINRPQAKMALHVAAEKDLRETTMMMGLERDEVGVRSEVVFHALATWKQPFTVDLKQTNVFLSDNENPHHVVINIHVTSLSTLQNTSSQLCSFDATFRTGHSQRWVIKSLPPIPCRSAIPILCSRTPIFASSPRQNIYDTIILPLGDGTGPQLVTTGRRQYPFSLPTNLSKCYRSSLKPAKFVDPLGSRFTTVYANGESIRFSAAIYIRHELTQRCLEALSGILSENAFVEFKLELLSELQALPSCRRDDPDAVWKVFEETLTSMSGLQVERRTFPKMSNIVQDSTSSVDAITRRLAARLKYKQVHLSSPSEYRQIAFKTSIYQSSPGILLSLHLVAQDFRLSLSRRKDLSRVVKLIIKFALQIDNRDWVDYWERIMPVEVTNHVQVTGGTFDTHIIDQFDTPPDIMLSLSRHLACSTKGFPMPGRIFKPSGRNTKSVHTFKDNSDEFDLLEPCPRIALITSIYKELGPSIDTQSQNLPLSQRARNALKIIISRVPNAEWLRDLPHGVSLPILEILRACQYSPEDDWTREMYILIGRPDMAMKATRDRWYEDLVKDDWPSGLGPERLPTIGQIMSQPEAGKMDAKPKKKAPLILPHVRFGTDRRLQEVERIMQTTNLRTVSLSEPKGASADDVARYQQSFVNTLANRTLSITVGQGMFEYGTRVTTITDVWEIPFIELSVKITPGNNVLKAEIVSDSAEWPCFHNGVSAGLSISPDCKGIDSSWIVFNRPQALNSEHGGFLLGLGLTGHLRSLLTYHAFPLMEPRHDFTSVGLLLGLASSYAGSGDLLITKILSLHTHALLPLGSMELNASPIIQSTALVGLGLVYVGSRNLRMAEVALSEVGRLDMPNVPGFGEYQESYSFSASIAYGLIMLGRGGSTTSEIDRKMLAQLRRCIVGDMTSLDSSRGRPSFPGVDINITAPGATLSLGLAYLKTMRKDVADLLEIPQTAFSLDQVKPEWLLLRTFARALIMWDSIAPTIAWVEEQIPAFVLLGIKDSKQTRSPDLTTELAYLNIISGAGLAMGLKYAGTATELAHNTILSLYSTLAKAVSGQGMNYEGRIKRTSARQGLNVITIALAAVMSGTGELGVLRRLRVSHGQEGAGVNYGTHMAMHMALGLLFLGRGQYTLGNSNLAIAAMAIAFFPRFLPNPSDNKAYPQAFRHLWALAVEARCLTARDVETLETVYLPVKLRFREGSSVRQQSLISPTQLPSFDRLLTIEVDSPRYWPIRIDLSNPRDMENLIRTRTIYVKRKAGFIDYDSDPKGNRSIFVRVGSMTGIDLHYDLISSGAPPSVAQKEVSELVRIHSGDASLVGLANHFTDVSGDFGNGIGAYLRTVIIECLALDKPHLINVYLEMYLSLRREAARSRDPALSSSEIFDGMEDIVQFGLIKSFYDEHYEKNFAQVNATGEKRFALVRHSFINAARRSILESSSEETEESHRAIEYMLKGLSAWESDARKIAKWLARNGVPPLPLLEALKQRLYRKGLAGTEIELKMRRSAEKYWDSVVKSYNQGPAPVYKGDVWKLCSIQQIIDLWQ from the exons ATGCTTGAAGCCAGCCTACTGGGCCCCGCATCATCTCCCGGGCAGCTTTTATCCTCTCGGAGTTTTGCGGGGCCAAGCTGTGATCTTCTCCGAAGCTCTTTCCCAGTAACCTTTCCTGGACACGATACTTACGATGCTTACGGACAAAGTCAGAATGAAAAGCCAAAAGGTCGCGTAATTGCGGCCATAGAAAGCGAATCCGGCCGAAGTGATGAAtgggcggaagaagaactggtATGGTACGATAAGACCGTGGTTTGGAGTCAGGGCGCCGAACTTTTTAGGCGGTTTACCTTTGAGCACGAGAGCGAGGTTGTTGCCTTTGCGTGTTTCGCATGGTTCAAATctggagaaggacaagatAGTTCAAGGAATCACAACAATGTGTCAGCCCGGAGCTCTGCTGTTTCGGAGACCTTCGGGCCATTCCATCGCTCGCAGCACATGGCCTGGGGAGGCcctcgttcttcttctcaacccCGGTCACAACATCCTCAGTTGGAACGCACATTGGTCATTTTCCTACAGACACGTGCACATGTCTATTACCAATGCGGCGAGGATATTACAGTCTATCTGCCTTTTAATGTGGACGGTGCATGGGGTCTGCCTGACGGTGGGGTCCTTATCCAACGTGAGTTGGAAAAGCGCGAGTTGAGGAAAATGAACAAAGACAAGAGAAAGGCTGGGAGCGTCTTGAGAGGCATGGCTGATCAGAGTTCTATGTCTGTATTGGATGATTTGATGGATCTGGAAGACGAGCCTGGGCGGTCCTTGCCTCGACTCTACGTCTTAGAAAATCCCTTTGACGAGCTTAAGGTCGCTGTTCACGGGCAGGTCGAGGGTGGTTATGGGTCCAAACCTTTCCTATCATCCCCAGCGCAACCTCTGGGAGCAACTTCGTCCGTTCTATACGTGTCGCCGTTGCCCTATCCCTTCGTCATTACATACAATCAAGAATCGGGCGAGTTTGTGATATATCGGCATGTTCGCATCCACGCGGCCCCTGAGCACCTCGCTTCTACGCCTAATCCAAGAGCTATGCGGCCCGAAGAGCTTCTTAGGCAGCCTGACAATCGTCAGGTACCTGTACAGCCCCATCATGGTCGTCCTTCTCTGCATCGCAATACTTCATCGTTTGGTCCCACAGCTGGCGACCGAAGATTGTCAAGCGCTGCTGACCCGCTGGATCGTACTCAGCGACGTGCACCGCGTCTGTCACGTGGCCCACCACCCGATATAGCATCCACCGATGAACTACAGGCCGTCCTCGAACCTCCTTCCAACATTCCTGCCACTAGTGTTGGTCATCGGCGTAGTCGAGGCGTATCTTTGATGCCTACTACGACTCCCCGACCATCCTTTCCTGAAAGCAAGGGACGCACTTCGACAGCTGCGTCATTCATCCTTCATGACATAAACAGACCTCAAGCTAAAATGGCACTTCACGTAGCCGCAGAGAAAGACCTCAGAGAAACgaccatgatgatgggcttagaaagagatgaagtgGGCGTCCGAAGCGAAGTGGTGTTTCATGCGCTTGCGACCTGGAAGCAGCCATT TACGGTAGATTTAAAGCAAACTAATGTCTTTTTGAGCGACAACGAGAACCCACACCACGTTGTCATTAACATTCATGTCACCTCATTGTCGACACTTCAAAATACGTCATCTCAATTATGCTCCTTTGACGCAACCTTCCGAACCGGTCATTCTCAGCGCTGGGTCATCAAGAGCCTTCCACCCATACCTTGCCGGTCTGCCATTCCTATCCTTTGTAGCCGTACCCCAATCTTCGCATCATCACCTCGACAAAACATATACGACACAATTATCCTCCCTCTTGGTGATGGCACTGGCCCGCAGCTGGTGACCACCGGTAGAAGACAGTATCCCTTTTCACTCCCAACCAATCTATCGAAATGCTATCGATCTTCTCTCAAGCCTGCCAAATTCGTTGATCCACTGGGTTCGCGCTTCACCACTGTCTACGCGAACGGAGAATCTATACGATTCTCTGCTGCTATATATATCCGCCATGAACTCACTCAGCGTTGTTTGGAAGCTTTATCCGGCATTCTGAGTGAAAATGCCTTCGTTGAGTTCAAACTCGAGCTACTGTCAGAGCTTCAAGCACTTCCCAGCTGCCGAAGGGATGATCCAGATGCGGTCTGGAAGGTTTTTGAGGAAACCTTGACATCCATGTCTGGACTTCAGGTGGAGAGGCGCACTTTCCCTAAGATGAGCAACATTGTACAAGACAGTACATCGTCTGTAGACGCTATTACTAGGCGCCTAGCGGCTCGCCTCAAGTACAAGCAAGTACATTTGTCCTCGCCATCAGAGTACCGGCAAATTGCCTTCAAGACTTCTATCTATCAATCGTCGCCCGGCATCTTACTTTCATTACACTTAGTAGCTCAAGACTTTCGACTTTCCTTATCCCGCAGAAAGGATCTGTCCCGAGTAGTGAAGTTGATAATCAAATTTGCTTTACAGATTGACAATAGGGATTGGGTGGATTACTGGGAAAGAATCATGCCGGTAGAAGTTACCAATCACGTGCAAGTCACAG GTGGAACATTTGATACCCATATTATTGACCAGTTTGATACGCCCCCTGATATCATGCTGTCCTTATCGCGTCACCTCGCATGCTCAACCAAAGGATTCCCAATGCCTGGTCGCATTTTCAAACCTTCAGGTCGTAATACCAAAAGTGTTCATACTTTTAAGGATAATTCGGACGAATTTGACCTGTTAGAACCATGCCCGAGGATCGCACTCATAACTTCTATCTATAAAGAGCTTGGGCCGTCAATCGATACGCAATCACAAAACTTACCGCTCTCTCAGCGCGCAAGGAATGCCCTCAAAATTATCATCTCGAGAGTTCCCAATGCCGAGTGGCTGCGTGATCTGCCCCACGGAGTGTCTTTGCCAATACTTGAAATTTTGCGGGCATGTCAGTATTCACCAGAAGACGACTGGACGAGGGAAATGTACATCCTAATAGGAAGACCGGATATGGCCATGAAGGCAACGAGAGACAGATGGTATGAGGATCTTGTGAAGGATGATTGGCCAAGTGGC CTTGGGCCGGAACGGTTGCCGACCATTGGTCAGATCATGTCACAGCCCGAAGCAGGAAAGATGGACGCGaaaccaaagaagaaagcgcCACTGATTCTTCCCCATGTGCGCTTTGGAACAGACAGAAGATTAcaggaggtggagaggatTATGCAAACTACGAATTTGAGAACTGTGTCGTTGTCAGAGCCCAAAGGAGCAAG TGCCGATGATGTCGCCCGATATCAACAGTCATTCGTCAATACGCTTGCCAATCGCACACTATCTATCACTGTGGGCCAAGGCATGTTTGAATACGGCACTCGTGTGACTACCATAACCGATGTTTGGGAGATCCCCTTCATTGAGCTGTCTGTCAAGATCACGCCGGGGAATAATGTCCTCAAAGCGGAGATTGTTTCAGACAGTGCTGAGTGGCCTTGCTTCCATAACGGTGTTTCTGCTGGGCTGTCCATATCACCCGATTGCAAGGGTATCGACAGCTCTTGGATAGTCTTCAACCGCCCGCAAGCTTTGAATTCGGAGCATGGAGGTTTTTTACTTGGTCTGGGTTTGACGGGTCATCTGCGGTCGTTGTTAACTTATCATGCGTTCCCCCTTATGGAACCTCGGCATGATTTCACCTCTGTGGGCCTACTTCTCGGTCTGGCCTCGTCATATGCCGGCTCTGGAGACCTTCTCATCACCAAAatcctttcccttcatACTCATGCCCTACTCCCTCTTGGATCCATGGAACTCAACGCCTCACCCATCATTCAATCCACTGCATTGGTTGGGCTCGGCCTTGTATATGTAGGTAGTCGGAACCTTCGTATGGCAGAGGTTGCTCTGAGCGAAGTTGGTCGGCTGGATATGCCCAACGTTCCAGGTTTCGGAGAATATCAAGAGTCATACTCGTTCTCTGCTTCCATAGCGTACGGACTGATCATGCTTGGGCGTGGTGGAAGTACAACGAGTGAGATAGACAGAAAGATGTTGGCTCAACTACGACGGTGCATCGTCGGAGACATGACATCGCTAGACTCATCCAGAGGAAGACCAAGTTTTCCTGGTGTGGATATCAACATCACTGCTCCTGGTGCGACGCTGTCGTTGGGCTTAGCGTATCTTAAAACCATGCGTAAAGATGTTGCTGATCTATTGGAGATCCCTCAAACAGCCTTCAGTCTCGACCAGGTCAAGCCAGAGTGGTTGCTACTTCGCACTTTTGCGCGAGCTCTTATAATGTGGGATAGCATTGCTCCGACAATTGCTTGGGTGGAAGAGCAAATACCAGCTTTTGTCCTTTTGGGTATAAAGGATTCCAAGCAAACACGAAGTCCTGATCTAACAACTGAGCTCGCTTATCTTAACATCATATCTGGGGCAGGCCTTGCTATGGGACTCAAGTACGCTGGTACAGCCACAGAACTGGCACATAACACGATTCTGTCGCTTTACAGCACATTGGCCAAAGCCGTATCAGGGCAGGGCATGAACTATGAGGGTCGCATAAAACGAACCTCTGCTAGGCAAGGCTTGAATGTTATAACGATAGCGTTGGCTGCTGTCATGTCTGGAACGGGAGAGCTGGGGGTcttgaggaggttgagggtAAGCCACGGTCAGGAGGGTGCGGGTGTGAATTACGGAACCCACATGGCCATGCACATGGCTTTGGGGCTGTTGTTCCTTGGCAGAGGGCAATATACCCTTGGAAATTCAAATCTAGCCATCGCTGCTATGGCCATcgctttcttccctcgctTCTTGCCGAATCCCTCAGATAACAAAGCCTATCCACAGGCATTTCGACATCTTTGGGCACTTGCAGTTGAAGCAAGATGTCTCACGGCACGTGATGTGGAAACGCTCGAAACTGTCTATCTTCCGGTCAAGCTTCGTTTCCGTGAGGGCAGTTCTGTGCGCCAACAGAGCCTTATATCTCCAACTCAGCTCCCATCCTTCGATCGACTGCTCACCATCGAAGTTGATTCACCCCGATATTGGCCAATTAGAATCGATCTCTCCAATCCTCGCGATATGGAAAATCTGATTCGCACAAGGACGATATACGTCAAGCGCAAAGCAGGATTTATAGACTATGATTCAGATCCTAAAGGTAACAGGAGCATATTTGTGCGAGTGGGCTCAATGACGGGTATCGATCTGCATTACGATCTAATAAGTTCTGGTGCGCCGCCTAGTGTGGCTCAGAAAGAGGTCAGTGAGCTTGTCAGAATTCACTCGGGCGATGCTTCCCTGGTGGGATTGGCGAATCATTTTACAGATGTGTCGGGTGATTTCGGCAATGGAATCGGTGCTTATCTCCGAACCGTCATCATCGAATGTCTTGCACTTGACAAACCCCATCTCATCAACGTTTATCTCGAAATGTACTTGTCACTGCGGCGAGAGGCTGCCCGATCACGAGACCCCGCATTATCCTCAAGCGAGATATTTGATGGCATGGAAGATATTGTGCAATTCGGGCTTATCAAGAGCTTCTACGATGAACATTATGAGAAAAACTTTGCCCAAGTCAATGCTACTGGCGAGAAGCGCTTCGCTCTCGTTCGACATAGTTTCATCAATGCAGCAAGGAGGTCCATTTTGGAGTCATCGTCAGAGGAGACTGAAGAGTCACATAGAGCGATCGAGTATATGCTGAAGGGTTTAAGCGCGTGGGAGTCAGACGCGAGGAAGATTGCGAAATGGCTGGCAAGGAACGGCGTGCCCCCGCTGCCTTTGTTGGAGGCGCTTAAGCAAAGACTGTATAGGAAGGGGTTGGCGGGTACAGAGATAGAATTGAAAATGAGGAGATCCGCAGAGAAGTATTGGGATAGTGTTGTGAAGTCATACAACCAAGGGCCCGCGCCAGTGTATAAAGGAGACGTTTGGAAATTATGTAGTATACAACAGATCATCGATCTCTggcaataa
- a CDS encoding D-lactaldehyde dehydrogenase has product MPAIAKGDLILVSGASGFIASHTVKEFLKEGFRVRGTVRSKEKGEYLKNLFQGLGEFEYVLVDDITKDGIFDEAVKGVNAVAHLASPFYVTNVKDPKELIDPAVKGTTGILKSVQKNNPKVKRVVITSSVAAIMCPISKKSPFRYTEADWNVDSIPQVEEKGAEADGMHSYLASKTLAEKALWNFVEDEKPSWDAVAINPPYVLGEVIHQCDKPEKLNTSVASFWSWPAGEKTEKDLPSPIGNWVDVKEVALGHVRALTVPEAGGQRFIISAGPLAGQDYADILHKRFPEVKNVPVGKSGTHDEVCKELDIFDGKKAEKVLGIKYHTPEETVVDMFESLRKRFNKF; this is encoded by the exons ATGCCTGCTATCGCTAAGGGAGACTTGATCTTAGTTTCTGGTGCTTCTGGATTCATTGCATCCCACACCGTCAAAGAGTttttgaaggaaggattTCGTGTCAGGGGTACCGTCAGGTCcaaagagaagggagaatACCTCAAGAACCTCTTCCAGGGTTTGGGAGAGTTCGAATACGTTCttgtcgatgatatcaCTAAG GATGGTATCTTCGACGAAGCTGTCAAGGGCGTTAATGCTGTTGCGCACCttgcttctcctttctATGTAACCAACGTTAAGGACCCTAAGGAACTTATTGATCCTGCCGTCAAAGGTACCACAGGTATCTTGAAGAGTGTTCAGAAGAACAA CCCGAAGGTGAAAAGGGTTGTTATTACGTCTTCTGTTGCTGCCATCATGTGTCCGATCTCTAAGAAGTCTCCCTTCAG GTACACTGAGGCTGATTGGAACGTCGACTCTATTCCTCAAGTCGAAGAGAAGGGTGCCGAGGCCGATGGCATGCACTCCTACCTTGCCAGTAAGACTCTTGCTGAGAAGGCTTTGTGGA ATTTCGTTGAGGACGAAAAGCCTTCATGGGATGCTGTTGCTATCAACCCTCCTTATGTCCTTGGTGAAGTGATCCACCAATGTGACAAGCCCGAGAAACTTAACACCTCTGTTG CCTCCTTCTGGTCTTGGCCTGCTGGTGAGAAGACCGAAAAGGACCTTCCCAGTCCCATAGGCAACTGGGTTGATGTGAAGGAAG TTGCCTTGGGCCATGTCCGTGCTCTCACTGTTCCCGAAGCAGGTGGCCAGCGATTCATCATTAGCGCTGGTCCTCTCGCTGGTCAGGACTATGCCGACATTCTCCACAAGCGTTTCCCTGAAGTTAAGAATGTTCCCGTTGGCAAGTCCGGTACTCACGACGAGGTTTGCAAGGAGTTGGATATCTTCGATGGCAAGAAAGCTGAGAAGGTGCTTGGTATCAAATACCACACCCCTGAAGAAACTGTTGTTGACATGTTcgagagcttgaggaaaAGGTTCAACAAGTTCTAA
- a CDS encoding dihydrokaempferol 4-reductase — MPAIQPGSLVLVTGASGYIAVHTVDALLREGFNVRGTVRSQSKGEYLAKLFKDAKARFEYVIVGDIAQKGAFDEAVKGVNAVAHMASPYHFNAVELDELFEPAKKGTLGVLESLKKNNPYCKRVVVTSSVAAIVNSDLKPPHTFTEADWNPVSLKVCEEKGRDADGVNKYRASKTLAEKAFWKFFEDEKPAFDGVAINPPLVLGPIIHECDSPESLNTSVANFYDWMIGKKTEKNLPEAGGNYVDVRDCALGHLRALVVPEAAGQRFITGNGAYSGNDFCIALAETCPDLKGVAKGNADPAYRKKLIDESNHMDGSKAEKVLGVTYRSKDETLRDMAKSLRARFNF, encoded by the exons ATGCCCGCTATACAGCCTGGATCTTTGGTGCTCGTTACCGGTGCTTCTGGTTACATTGCCGT CCATACGGTAGATGCTCTATTGAGAGAAGGATTCAATGTACGAGGTACAGTCAGGAGTCAGTCAAAGGGTGAATACCTTGCCAAACTCTTTAAGGATGCAAAGGCAAGGTTTGAATATGTAATCGTCGGAGATATCGCTCAG AAAGGGGCATTCGATGAAGCCGTGAAGGGTGTGAATGCAGTAGCTCACATGGCTAG TCCTTACCATTTCAATGCAGTTGAGTTGGACGAGCTGTTCGAGCCTGCTAAGAAGGGTACCCTGGGAGTCCTTGAGAGtctcaagaagaacaa CCCCTACTGTAAGCGGGTTGTAGTAACAAG CTCTGTGGCGGCCATCGTTAATTCCGATCTCAAGCCTCCCCATAC CTTTACGGAGGCCGATTGGAATCCTGTCAGCCTGAAGGTCTGCGAGGAGAAAGGCAGAGACGCTGATGGCGTGAATAAGTATCGAG CTAGCAAAACTCTTGCCGAAAAAGCCTTCTGGAAGTTCTTCGAGGACGAGAAGCCGGCCTTCGATGGAGTCGCTATTAACCCCCCTTTGGTACTCGGTCCTATCATACATGAATGCGACTCCCCCGAGTCCCTCAACACATCTGTAG CCAATTTTTACGACTGGATGATCGGCAAGAAGACAGAAAAGAATTTGCCCGAGGCTGGTGGTAATTATGTTGATGTCCGCGATT GCGCTTTGGGTCACCTTCGCGCCCTCGTCGTACCGGAAGCTGCTGGCCAAAGGTTTATTACTGGCAACGGTGCATATAGTGGTAACGACTTCTGCATT GCCCTCGCTGAGACGTGTCCCGACTTGAAAGGTGTTGCCAAGGGCAACGCCGATCCAGCCTATAGGAAGAAGCTTATTGACGAAAGCAATCACATGGACGGATCGAAGGCGGAAAAAGTGCTGGGGGTGACATATAGGTCCAAGGATGAGACATTGAGAGACATGgcgaagagcttgagggCGAGGTTCAATTTTTAG